CCGGCTCACTGGCGGGGTCCTGAAGGTCCCCCAGGAAAAATACTTGGAACTTTATCGCCTGGAGGGCTGGCAATGTTGAATGAAATCGCCGAATTGGCCCGATCCCTGGAAAATGAAGGCACCCTTCTCCCAGTGGGATTTTCCCCTTACCGGGAACCTCTCAAATGGGTCGTCCACATAAAACCGGGAAATCCGCTGTCCGTTTACTTGGAAAAGACAGAAACAGCCAGACCCCGCCCTTATTCTGCCAAACGTACTAGCGGGATTATCCCTTACCCTCTGGTGGATGAGGCCGCTTATGCGTTGGGAGTGGATCGGGAGACCGGAGGCGGTTCTGACCGGCGTGCCGCGGCCAAGCATGCGGCTTTTTTGAAACTTCTCCAAAAAATCCAGCTCTCTCCTATCGTGCAGGATACTGCCCTCAAGGAAGCCCTTAACGTTCTCCAGAAGACTCTGAGTCAGCAACTTTTCCGGAATGATCCCCGATTTCCGGAAATTCTTTCTAAGGACTGGGTGGCTTTTATGTTTGAGGGTGCAGGATTGGAGGGTCAACTCCTTTTCGAACGTGAGGAAATCAAACAATTCTGGGCTGAACACTTAAGCCGGGAAGTGGCAGCCCACAAAAAGACCAGCCTGGTTTCCCATGGCACCTGCTCCGTATGCAATCACCACGCCCAACTCGTCCGCATTGCCCCCACTAAAGTGAAAAAACTTTCCGGTGGTGATCGCCAACTGATGAGCCTCAATGCCAGTGCCTTCATTTCTTTCGCCAGCGATAGTTCAGATGCCCATTTAGGAGTCTGTCTGCGATGCGCGGAGCATATCTCCCAGACACTGAACTACCTGATCCAGGATGAGCGTCACCGCAAAACCCTTCTTTTGGCTTTGCAGGCAGGCGGAAAGGTCAATTATGACTCCCCGGCCAATCAGGTGGCGGTTTTTTGGCAAAAATCTCCCCACGAGGGAGACATTGACGGCCAGGAAATAGAGCTATCCACCTTATCCGTGGCAGCCCTGATGGAATCTGGCCCCGAAGTGGAAGCCACCCTTAACCTTTTGCAATCTTTTTTGGAGACGCCCTGGAGCCCCAAGGATTATGCCCTGGGTATCCCCGACAACCGCTTCTTTCTGGCAGTCCTTTCTCCTAACGGCAAAGGTCGTATAGCCTTGAGAGAGTGGATCGCTGTAACGCTTAATGACTTGAAAGATCGTCTTAAGGCTTACCTTCAGGCTTTGAAACTTAGGAGCCCCGACGGTTCGGCAAGCCGACCGCCAACTATCCCGGAAATCGTTGTAGCCTTAAGAAATGCCCAGGACCGCAAAGGGGGTCTGGCGGAGATCAGCCCCAATCTGGTGCGGGGACTGTTACGCACCGCCTATCTGGGCACCCCCCCGCCCCCCGGTTTGCTGGAGGCTGCAATCAAGCGGCTGCGCTCCCCCCGCGGGCGGGAAATGCAAGTCATTAAACGGCAACCCCCCCCTTTCCAGGTCTTG
Above is a window of Desulfobaccales bacterium DNA encoding:
- the cas8c gene encoding type I-C CRISPR-associated protein Cas8c/Csd1 — its product is MLNEIAELARSLENEGTLLPVGFSPYREPLKWVVHIKPGNPLSVYLEKTETARPRPYSAKRTSGIIPYPLVDEAAYALGVDRETGGGSDRRAAAKHAAFLKLLQKIQLSPIVQDTALKEALNVLQKTLSQQLFRNDPRFPEILSKDWVAFMFEGAGLEGQLLFEREEIKQFWAEHLSREVAAHKKTSLVSHGTCSVCNHHAQLVRIAPTKVKKLSGGDRQLMSLNASAFISFASDSSDAHLGVCLRCAEHISQTLNYLIQDERHRKTLLLALQAGGKVNYDSPANQVAVFWQKSPHEGDIDGQEIELSTLSVAALMESGPEVEATLNLLQSFLETPWSPKDYALGIPDNRFFLAVLSPNGKGRIALREWIAVTLNDLKDRLKAYLQALKLRSPDGSASRPPTIPEIVVALRNAQDRKGGLAEISPNLVRGLLRTAYLGTPPPPGLLEAAIKRLRSPRGREMQVIKRQPPPFQVLAAVLKLALYYGKKEAETMEHLNPLHLDPAYLCGRLLAVLEEAQRRAATGKLNTTLVDRFYGAAATGPAAAFAPLVKLAHTAHLPKLRRENRGYRQLEELLTDIMTKLEAAGGFPHTLSLMAQAQFALGFYHQRAALAARSKTEE